One genomic segment of uncultured Desulfobacter sp. includes these proteins:
- a CDS encoding NAD(P)-dependent oxidoreductase, producing MQLAFIGLGIMGSRMAANLLKNNKTLTVFNRSAPPIHELVTQGAVAADSYRNAVKDADVVFTMLASPDVVETVAFSEEGFVSAMKKNAIWVDCSTVNPSFSRKSFLVAKECGVRFMDAPVSGTKPNAENADLAFFVGAEKGDLDVVKFLLEHMGQKVTHVGEPGKGTAFKMLVNSLLAQSMLMLSENILLGEKLGFSRDFLLDVLPNMSVCAPFTQAKAEMIRKDDFEVQFPLEWMHKDLHLAALTAYEAGQPLPLANLAKEIYAAAKQDGMGRKDFSAIYQFMKNEICF from the coding sequence TGACGGTGTTCAACCGGTCTGCCCCACCGATTCACGAATTGGTCACACAGGGGGCGGTTGCAGCTGATTCATATCGAAATGCTGTCAAGGATGCCGATGTCGTATTCACCATGCTGGCCTCCCCTGACGTGGTTGAAACGGTGGCCTTTTCAGAGGAAGGATTTGTGTCGGCAATGAAGAAAAATGCGATCTGGGTGGATTGCTCAACCGTGAATCCGTCTTTTTCCAGAAAAAGTTTTTTGGTGGCAAAGGAGTGCGGCGTCCGGTTCATGGATGCGCCCGTATCCGGAACAAAACCAAATGCAGAGAATGCAGACTTGGCGTTCTTTGTCGGGGCTGAAAAAGGCGATTTGGATGTTGTAAAATTCTTGCTGGAACACATGGGGCAAAAAGTTACACATGTGGGAGAACCAGGCAAAGGGACGGCATTCAAAATGTTGGTAAATTCGCTGTTAGCCCAATCCATGCTAATGCTTTCGGAAAATATACTGCTCGGTGAAAAGCTTGGGTTCTCAAGGGATTTTTTACTGGATGTCCTGCCGAACATGTCGGTCTGTGCACCGTTTACCCAAGCCAAGGCGGAGATGATCCGTAAAGACGATTTTGAAGTCCAATTCCCTTTGGAATGGATGCACAAGGATCTTCACTTGGCGGCTTTGACCGCATATGAAGCGGGCCAGCCCCTGCCGCTGGCAAATTTGGCAAAAGAAATTTACGCGGCTGCAAAACAAGACGGCATGGGCCGGAAAGACTTTTCTGCAATTTATCAGTTTATGAAGAATGAAATATGCTTTTGA
- a CDS encoding DUF302 domain-containing protein encodes MKKLIFTALLVLSVAIPVWAVDGVVSVQSRFNVKDTADRMESILKEKGMTVFKRIRHSEAASKVGIELRDTELIIFGNPKVGSPLMKCQQRVAIDLPLKALIWEDDNAKVWISYNDPKYIEKRHNITGCEEIISKMEKALAGIARSASMK; translated from the coding sequence ATGAAAAAGTTAATTTTTACCGCCCTGTTGGTATTATCCGTTGCAATCCCTGTATGGGCAGTGGATGGCGTGGTTAGTGTCCAAAGCAGGTTTAATGTAAAAGATACTGCAGATCGAATGGAGAGCATTTTGAAAGAAAAAGGAATGACTGTATTCAAACGCATAAGGCATTCTGAGGCAGCTAGCAAAGTCGGCATCGAACTACGAGATACTGAACTGATAATTTTTGGGAATCCAAAGGTGGGGAGCCCCCTTATGAAATGTCAGCAAAGAGTTGCTATTGATTTACCCTTAAAAGCGCTAATCTGGGAAGATGACAACGCTAAGGTCTGGATATCGTATAACGATCCAAAGTATATAGAAAAACGGCATAATATTACCGGTTGCGAAGAAATTATATCAAAAATGGAAAAGGCACTGGCTGGCATAGCAAGATCAGCATCAATGAAATAA